The DNA region CAGCACTTGATTGGCTTCGGCCACTGCGTCATTGCGGCCCAGATGGCGCACATAGGCGCCGCGATAAGGAAAGACCAGATGCGTGGCGTTTGCACACTCTTCAACGCTCTTGTGCCGACACTCGCCACGACAGACGATGTCCCGGATGGTCGCGGTCTCCGTATTCAGGAGAAGCTGAACTGAGATCTGCGGCACAGAGGATTGCGACATTGGGTCGTGCGGTCCTGCCCATTTCCCGGCCAGCCATCGAGCAGCGGCGCTGCCTTCCGGACGCCCCATCTACCCCAATACCGAAGCAACCGCACCTCTTCCGCGACGGTCTCGGATATTTCTCGACGAAGAATGGCCTGGCTCGAAGGACAGCTCGATTTCGAACACGAACGGCTCATAACGCGCCTGCCGTTGGCGCCGAGCCTCTGACCCATTTTTCGACCGCCCCAAATTCGGCGGCCTCGAGGCGGGCGCCGTCTCGTCTACCCGGACGCGATCCGAAATCACCACCAATTTCCACGCGCCGCCTCCGCTTGACTAATGCATAACTCGCGAGTTATTGGTTTGGCATGCAGACCGCGCCCGACGCACTCGTCAAGACCCTTGCCGACCCGACGCGCCGGGCGATCTTCGAGCGGCTCAGCCGCCACGGCGAGCAGACCATGAACGTGCTGACCGACCATTCGGGGGTCTCGCAGCCTGCGGTATCCAAAAACCGCGGCTTCCTCAAGCTCGCCGGAGCTTGAGGACGCCACGTCGGAGATGAAATCAAGTTGAGAGAAGCCGATTTTGTGTTGATCTTCAGGGCGTTCTTTGCCGAGATCGAACGCAAATTCCTTCCAAACGGATAAGAGTGCCCATCAAAATGCAACACGTGTCTCGCTATCATCCGCTGCTGGTGACCCTGCATTGGCTGCTTGCCTTGCTGATCATCGCGGCGCTGGCCATAGGATTTTTTGGGCTCGCGGCGACGCCCAACTCCGACCCTGGGAAGGTCGACGTCCTGCGGCTCCACATGGCCGGCGGAATGCTGATCCTCGCCTTGATGGTCATCCGCTTCATCGTGCGCATGCGGACCGCGAGGCCGGCGCGGGCGACGACAGGTCATCGCAGCCTCGACCGGATCGCGCCGATCTCCCATTACGGGTTTTACGTCCTGGTCGGCCTGATGGTGGGGACCGGCTATACGACGGGGATTCTTGCCGGGCTCCCGGAGATCGTGTTCGGTCGCTCAGGCGCCCCGCTGCCACAGAGCTTCATGATTTATCCGACCTTCGTGGCGCACGTCTATATTGCGGCGTTCCTGGTTGGCTTCATCATCCTGCACGTGCTTGCCGCGTTCTACCACCAATTCGTCAGAAAAGACGGACTGTTCCGGCGGATGTTCTTCGGGCCTCGTGTGTCAGATCCCGCGGCTCCGGCGGAATAATTCCGGCGAGACAAGCGCCCCTTGCCCCGTGGGCGGGGGCCGGGCCTAACTGACAGTCCAGCTTGGCGCCCGCATTGCCTCTCCCCTTGCTTCCCAATGTCTCGTCAATTATAAGAGACATATGGCTATTTTAATAGATGAATCGAGCACCCAGATCGCTCGCCGCCTACGCCTCGAGCGCGACATGCGGGGCTGGTCCCTGGCGGATCTGGGAGAACGCTCGGGCGTTTCCAAGGCGACGATCAGCAAGATCGAACGCGAGGAGGTGAGCCCAACCGCCGTGATCCTGGTGCGACTGGCCGGCGCATTCGATCTGACCCTTGCGGGCCTGCTGCTGCGGGCGGAGGGCGAGGGGAAACGGCTGTCCCGGGCCGCCGAACAGCCGGTCTGGCGCGACCCCGGGACAGGCTATCTGCGGAAGCAGGTGTTCAGCCGGCCCGATCATCCCTTGGAGGTCGTCCAGGTCGAGCTGCCGGCCGGACAACGGGTCGTGTTTCCGGCATCGTCCTATGCGCATATCCGTCAGGCCGTTTGGGTGCAGACGGGCGATCTCGTCATCATCGAGGGCGGTGACCGGCATCTCTTGAGCGCCGGCGACTGTCTGGGATTGGGCGCGCCATCCGAGGTGACCCTTGGCAACGAAACCGCCAGACCCTGCACCTATCTCGTCGTCCTCGCTCGGAGCTAGCCGTCATGTCGGAGATCAAAGTCGCACCCTTGAACGCCTCCCCGCAGATTCGCGAGGCGCTGCGCGAGATCCTCGTCGAGGTGGTGGCGAATGGCGGCTCGGTGAGTTTCATGCACCCGCTGGCGCTCGAGGCGGCCGACACCTTCTGGGAAGGTGCGCTCGCTGCCGCTGCCCGGGGCGAACGGGTCGTGCTGGGCGCCTTTGACGATGAGAGCTTGGTCGGGACTGTGACGCTGCTGCTCGATTGTCCGCCCAACCAGCCGCACCGGGCCGAGATCGCGAAGCTGATGACCCGCATGAGCCATCGGGGTCGCGGCGTGGCGAAGGCGCTGATGCGGGCTGCCGAGCGCCTAGCCGTCGAGCAGGCGCGAACCCTCCTGGTGCTCGACACCGCGACCGAGGGCGGCGCCGCCGCGCTCTATGAGAGGTTGGGGTTCACATTGGCCGGAGAGATTCCGGACTATGCGCTAAAGCCCCATGGAGGGCTGACGGGGACCATGATCTATTGGAAACGGCCGGGACAGGAACCGTAGTGCAGCGTAGTGCAGTGGCTCACAGCGCAAGCGCCCGCGCGAGCTCATCATGTTCGAACGCACTCGACATCCGAGCGATCTCGGCGGGCCGGGCGCCGACCTCCTTTGCCACCGCTCCCCACGTCGCGACGGCTGCCGCAACCTCGCGGATCACAGCTCTGGCCTGGGGCAGCCCAAGCCCGAAATACCCTGCGGCGCCTTCGACGAGGTCGAGTGAGCGGGTGCTGGATGGCAAGCCGGACCGCAAAGCGATCGACTCGGTCGTCCCGGCGTTGCAATGCCAGGTCCAAGTCCTCGATAGAGCCGTGACCAAGACGGGGTATCTCGTCGGCGATCAGTTCACCTTCGCCGACGTCAACCTGATGCCTATCCTGTATAACATCAGGAACTTTCCGGAAGGCCGGGAGGCGATGGATGGAGCCAAGAAGCGGCGTTGGGAAGAGTCGCCCGCGGCGACAGTGGGTTCAATTCTCCACCGAGCCGCTCCGATGCTAAGACCATATGGCGAGCGAGAGCCAGCGGAACCCTGTCGGCGCGAAAGATCAAGCCGGCAGGGCCGATTGACGCCGCTGCAGGAAGCGGCGGACCGCGGGGTCGCGCTCGAGGCCGATGGCAATCTCATAGGCGCGCCTCGCTTCGCCATACGCGCCGGTCTTCCCCAGCAGCTCCGCGCGCGCGGCCCAGTAGGGTTGGTATTCGGCGAGCCGTGCATCGGCGGCGACTTCGCGCATCGCCTCGAGTGCGGTGGCGGCACCGTGCATTTCCGCGATCGCCAGGGCGCGATTGATCGCGACCACGGGTGAGCCGGCGAGCGCCAGCAATGCGTCATAGAGCTGCACTACCTGCGCCCAATTGGCGTTGCCCGTGCGGCAGCGATGAACATGCGCCGATTGCAATGCGCCCTCCAGCTGATAGCGGCCAATGGCGCCAAGCGCGCTGGCGCGCCGGAGCAACGCCTCGGCTTCGACGATCATTTGCGGATCCCACAACGCCGGATCCTGCTCGGCCAGCGGCACGTATTCGCCATCGGTCTTGCGGCGGGCGCGACGTCGGGCTTGCGCGTGGAGCATGAGCGCCAGCAGGCCCAGCGCCTCCGGTTCCTCCGGCAGCAATTCGCTCACGAGCCTCGCCAGAAACATGGCTTCGTCCGTGAGATCGCGGCGGGCGACATCGGTGCCGCCAGGATCGGTCCAGCCTTCCGCGAAGGCGGCGTAGATGGCGTCCAGCACGGTGTCGAGCCGGTCGGGAAGTTCCGCGCGCTCAGGGACGCTGAACGGGATGCCGGCCTGCCGGATCTTGTCCTTGGCCCGAACGAGCCGCTTGCCCATGGCGGCCGGGGAGGCGAGGAACGCCGAGGCGATGATCTTCGCATCGAGCCCCAGCACCACCTGCAGGATCAACGGCGCCCGGATGCCGGCCTCGATGGCCGGATGTGCGCAGGCGAACATCAGCGCGAGACGGTGGTCGGGGATTTCCGCGCCCGCCGCCGCGGCGTCCAGCACCTCGGCGAGGACCTGCAACTGCGCGGTCGCAACCTCGCCGCTGCGGCGGCGTCGGGCGCTGTCGATCATCTTGCGGCGGGCGACGGTCAAAAGCCAGGCTTCCGGGTTCGCCGGGAGGCCGTTCAGCGGCCAATCCGCCAGCGCCGAAGCGAAGGCCTCCGACAACGCGTCTTCGGCTTGAGCCACATCCCGCGTCCGGGCCACGAGAAAGGCGACGAGCTTGCCGTAGCTGCGACGCGCGACCGCATCAGCGGTACTGCGCGCCTGCGCGTCGCCTTCGCGTAAATCCTTGCGTTCACGCAGGATGCCCGCCGCGTTCGCGCGAGACATCCGTATCCTTCGCTTCGGCTTCATTCGCAGCTCAGGCCGACATGCTCCAGACCGGGCGCACTTCGACGATACCGTGGCTCGCGCCCGGGCATCGGGCCGCCCACGAGATCGCGGCGTCGAGGTCCGGCACATCGATGAGGTAATAGCCACCCAGCTGCTCTTTCGAATCCGCGTACGGGCCGTCCAGCACCTGCGACTTGCCATTCGCAACCTGCACGGTCGTCGCAGCCGAGCTCCCCTGAAGACGGTTGCTGCCGCTGAGGACGCC from Rhizobiales bacterium GAS188 includes:
- a CDS encoding Acetyltransferase (GNAT) family protein, whose product is MSEIKVAPLNASPQIREALREILVEVVANGGSVSFMHPLALEAADTFWEGALAAAARGERVVLGAFDDESLVGTVTLLLDCPPNQPHRAEIAKLMTRMSHRGRGVAKALMRAAERLAVEQARTLLVLDTATEGGAAALYERLGFTLAGEIPDYALKPHGGLTGTMIYWKRPGQEP
- a CDS encoding cytochrome b561 — encoded protein: MQHVSRYHPLLVTLHWLLALLIIAALAIGFFGLAATPNSDPGKVDVLRLHMAGGMLILALMVIRFIVRMRTARPARATTGHRSLDRIAPISHYGFYVLVGLMVGTGYTTGILAGLPEIVFGRSGAPLPQSFMIYPTFVAHVYIAAFLVGFIILHVLAAFYHQFVRKDGLFRRMFFGPRVSDPAAPAE
- a CDS encoding Uncharacterized conserved protein is translated as MQYLLMIYGNEGGWSKMTPAEQQQGVAAYMAYTEALTKAGVLSGSNRLQGSSAATTVQVANGKSQVLDGPYADSKEQLGGYYLIDVPDLDAAISWAARCPGASHGIVEVRPVWSMSA
- a CDS encoding RNA polymerase sigma-70 factor, ECF subfamily, whose product is MSRANAAGILRERKDLREGDAQARSTADAVARRSYGKLVAFLVARTRDVAQAEDALSEAFASALADWPLNGLPANPEAWLLTVARRKMIDSARRRRSGEVATAQLQVLAEVLDAAAAGAEIPDHRLALMFACAHPAIEAGIRAPLILQVVLGLDAKIIASAFLASPAAMGKRLVRAKDKIRQAGIPFSVPERAELPDRLDTVLDAIYAAFAEGWTDPGGTDVARRDLTDEAMFLARLVSELLPEEPEALGLLALMLHAQARRRARRKTDGEYVPLAEQDPALWDPQMIVEAEALLRRASALGAIGRYQLEGALQSAHVHRCRTGNANWAQVVQLYDALLALAGSPVVAINRALAIAEMHGAATALEAMREVAADARLAEYQPYWAARAELLGKTGAYGEARRAYEIAIGLERDPAVRRFLQRRQSALPA
- a CDS encoding transcriptional regulator, XRE family with cupin sensor (manually curated) — its product is MAILIDESSTQIARRLRLERDMRGWSLADLGERSGVSKATISKIEREEVSPTAVILVRLAGAFDLTLAGLLLRAEGEGKRLSRAAEQPVWRDPGTGYLRKQVFSRPDHPLEVVQVELPAGQRVVFPASSYAHIRQAVWVQTGDLVIIEGGDRHLLSAGDCLGLGAPSEVTLGNETARPCTYLVVLARS